From the Methylomonas sp. MK1 genome, one window contains:
- a CDS encoding phenylacetate--CoA ligase family protein, translated as MSYLPTTISAAAFQHFLSTPLDALLAGHQAENSQQKMLALFQRCAAEVPAYRQFLQAKQIDPKQINAYPDFQNLPLINKANYMHAYPLPERCFGGSLSGADRVAVSSGSTGVPTFWPRSAAYELDVAVRFEQVFKDSFQADQRTTLAVVCFALGNWVGGLFTTSCCWHLAGKGYPLLVATPGNNKAEIFRVVRELAPHFEQTVLLGYPPFVKDVIDAGAAEGIDWAQFKPKLVFAGEVFSEEWRSLLSERIGSESVCFDSASLYGTADGGVLGNETPLSIAIRRWLAQRPEAARSLFGESRLPTLVQYDPHSRFFEVHEGTLVVSGENSVPLLRYHIADKGGVLSYAQIWDFLRQHGMQSVEDLGLDSGFQARNLPFVYVFGRADFTVSYYGANIYPENVTVGLEQPEIMAWVTGKFVLQTQENAEGDKYLHIAVELLPGVVPEPAMAPMIAASIRTQLLRLNSEFANYTPAEKQLPQISLHSFADTEYFPAGVKHRYTRR; from the coding sequence ATGAGCTATTTACCGACGACAATTTCCGCGGCAGCATTTCAGCATTTTCTTTCCACGCCATTGGATGCCTTGCTTGCCGGACATCAGGCTGAAAATTCGCAGCAAAAAATGCTGGCTTTATTCCAGCGTTGTGCGGCAGAGGTTCCCGCTTATCGGCAGTTTTTACAAGCCAAGCAAATCGATCCCAAACAGATTAACGCTTACCCGGATTTTCAAAATCTACCGTTAATCAACAAGGCCAACTACATGCATGCCTATCCGCTGCCGGAGCGTTGTTTCGGCGGCAGTCTGAGCGGGGCGGACCGGGTAGCGGTGTCGTCCGGTTCCACCGGCGTGCCGACGTTTTGGCCACGTTCGGCGGCATATGAACTGGATGTGGCGGTGCGTTTCGAGCAAGTGTTCAAGGACAGTTTTCAGGCCGATCAACGGACTACGCTGGCGGTGGTGTGTTTTGCGCTGGGCAATTGGGTGGGCGGATTGTTTACCACGTCTTGCTGCTGGCATTTGGCGGGCAAAGGCTATCCGTTGCTGGTGGCAACGCCGGGCAATAACAAAGCCGAGATTTTTCGGGTGGTGCGTGAATTAGCGCCGCACTTCGAGCAGACCGTGTTATTAGGCTATCCGCCGTTTGTAAAGGATGTGATCGATGCCGGCGCCGCCGAAGGCATAGACTGGGCCCAATTCAAGCCCAAACTGGTATTTGCTGGCGAGGTATTTAGCGAAGAATGGCGCAGTTTGCTGTCCGAACGTATTGGTTCGGAGTCGGTTTGTTTCGATTCGGCATCTTTGTACGGTACCGCAGACGGCGGCGTATTGGGTAACGAAACGCCGCTCAGCATCGCCATTCGCCGTTGGTTAGCGCAACGGCCGGAAGCGGCGCGAAGTTTGTTTGGCGAGTCGCGGTTGCCGACCCTGGTGCAATACGACCCGCATAGCCGTTTCTTCGAAGTACACGAGGGGACTTTGGTGGTCTCCGGCGAGAACAGTGTGCCTTTGCTGCGCTATCACATCGCCGATAAGGGTGGGGTGTTGAGCTACGCGCAAATCTGGGATTTTTTGCGGCAGCACGGCATGCAGTCAGTCGAGGATTTAGGTTTGGACAGTGGGTTTCAAGCTCGTAACCTGCCGTTTGTGTATGTGTTTGGCCGCGCGGATTTTACCGTGTCGTATTACGGCGCCAATATCTATCCGGAAAACGTTACTGTGGGGCTGGAGCAGCCGGAGATCATGGCTTGGGTGACCGGTAAATTTGTCCTGCAAACTCAGGAAAACGCGGAAGGCGATAAATATCTGCATATCGCCGTGGAATTATTGCCGGGCGTGGTGCCCGAACCGGCAATGGCGCCGATGATAGCGGCCTCCATCCGTACTCAATTGTTGCGGCTGAACAGCGAGTTTGCCAATTACACGCCAGCCGAGAAACAACTGCCGCAAATCAGCTTACATAGTTTTGCAGATACGGAATATTTTCCCGCCGGGGTGAAACATCGTTATACCCGACGCTAA
- a CDS encoding alcohol dehydrogenase catalytic domain-containing protein — MFGKKLILQGSLTIPMQALRLDKSLSYRNDISVPKLAAGDALIELSLAGICATDLELVKGYADFSGILGHEFVGTVKAVADDEHRNWLNRRVVGSINIGCNACEVCRRDGPEHCLNRKVLGIRGKDGVFADYFSLPVANLYAVPDAVPDQAAVFTEPLAAALRVVKQIAAVPVTGVAVVGPGRLGLLIAKVLSLAGYQVTVVGRSVSSLALPEQWQLTTDLIAEIPDNNFDCVVDASGQAAGFAQALRIVKPRGTLVLKSTFAASAALDLSKVVVYEINIIGSRCGPFADALTLLAEGKLPVATMIDGQYPLSGGLAAFAHAAQAGVRKILLQPALHSDY, encoded by the coding sequence ATGTTTGGTAAAAAGTTAATTCTGCAAGGCTCCTTGACCATACCCATGCAAGCATTGAGATTAGACAAATCATTATCCTACCGCAACGATATTTCGGTACCCAAATTGGCTGCCGGCGATGCTTTGATTGAATTGAGTTTGGCCGGTATCTGTGCCACCGACCTGGAGTTGGTAAAGGGCTATGCAGATTTTTCCGGCATCCTCGGTCATGAATTTGTCGGCACAGTAAAAGCCGTTGCCGACGATGAACACCGAAACTGGCTGAATCGGCGCGTGGTTGGCTCCATCAATATCGGCTGCAACGCCTGCGAGGTGTGCCGACGCGACGGCCCCGAGCATTGCCTCAATCGCAAAGTGCTGGGAATACGCGGCAAAGACGGGGTATTTGCCGATTACTTCAGCTTGCCGGTTGCCAACTTGTACGCCGTTCCCGACGCAGTGCCGGATCAAGCCGCCGTATTTACCGAACCCTTGGCCGCCGCATTACGCGTCGTCAAACAAATTGCCGCAGTCCCCGTCACGGGCGTCGCCGTCGTCGGCCCCGGCAGATTGGGTTTATTGATCGCCAAAGTGTTGAGTCTGGCCGGCTACCAGGTCACGGTGGTGGGCCGTTCAGTAAGCTCCTTGGCGTTGCCCGAACAATGGCAGCTAACTACCGACCTAATTGCCGAGATTCCGGACAACAATTTCGACTGCGTCGTAGACGCCAGCGGTCAAGCTGCCGGCTTTGCCCAGGCCTTGCGTATCGTCAAACCACGCGGCACCTTGGTACTAAAAAGCACCTTCGCGGCCAGCGCGGCTCTGGATTTAAGCAAAGTGGTGGTTTACGAAATCAACATCATCGGTTCGCGTTGCGGGCCGTTTGCAGACGCCCTAACGCTGTTGGCCGAGGGCAAACTGCCCGTGGCAACTATGATAGACGGCCAATACCCACTTAGCGGCGGACTGGCCGCATTCGCGCACGCCGCGCAAGCCGGCGTCAGAAAAATTCTGTTACAGCCGGCACTGCATTCAGATTATTAG
- a CDS encoding glycyl-radical enzyme activating protein: MDSKAYIFDIKRNTSEDGPGIRTTVFFKGCPLSCSWCQNPEGLAPGPSLSFRPELCDPDDCDRLCIKVCKTKALTLQDQLLRLDRERCDQCGRCATVCSRHALELVGQWLSVDELFYRVAIDKPFFDATGGGVTASGGECTMQMNFLHEFFKKLKAVGIRTAIETNGMFNFGRFERLLLPWLDLIYFDLKLIDEADSIRHTGHSNQPILDNLLRLTEGASVPVRVRIPLIPDITATDANLSGIAQFLRAHGITQISALPYNPLWQDKLQRFGIEAGYRRATFMNDAEIKHCLDCLHTS, from the coding sequence ATGGACAGCAAAGCCTACATCTTCGATATCAAACGCAATACCAGCGAGGACGGGCCGGGCATCCGCACCACAGTGTTTTTCAAGGGTTGTCCGCTGAGTTGCAGTTGGTGTCAAAATCCCGAAGGGCTAGCTCCGGGGCCATCCCTGTCTTTTCGCCCCGAGCTCTGTGATCCGGACGACTGCGATAGACTTTGTATCAAGGTCTGTAAAACCAAAGCCTTAACCCTGCAAGACCAGCTGCTGCGGCTTGATCGAGAGCGCTGCGATCAGTGCGGGCGCTGCGCGACGGTGTGCTCTCGGCATGCCTTGGAGCTGGTTGGTCAATGGCTGAGCGTGGACGAGCTGTTTTACCGGGTGGCAATAGACAAGCCCTTTTTTGATGCTACCGGCGGCGGCGTTACGGCGTCCGGTGGCGAATGCACCATGCAGATGAATTTTCTGCACGAGTTTTTTAAAAAACTCAAAGCCGTCGGCATTCGAACCGCCATCGAAACCAACGGCATGTTCAACTTTGGCCGATTCGAACGCTTGTTGTTGCCGTGGCTGGATTTAATTTATTTCGATCTAAAGTTAATAGACGAAGCCGACAGCATCCGCCATACCGGCCATTCCAATCAACCGATTTTGGACAATCTGCTACGCCTGACCGAGGGCGCCAGTGTGCCGGTGCGGGTGAGGATTCCGCTGATTCCCGATATTACCGCGACCGATGCTAACCTGAGCGGCATCGCTCAATTCTTGCGGGCGCACGGCATCACACAGATCAGTGCTTTACCGTATAACCCGTTGTGGCAGGACAAACTGCAACGTTTCGGTATCGAGGCCGGCTACCGGCGCGCCACCTTCATGAATGATGCAGAGATCAAACACTGTCTCGATTGTCTGCACACATCCTGA
- a CDS encoding pyruvate formate lyase family protein has protein sequence MSVPYPSADGGISVELGKGPALPDSGSGKIDLFPIINQDFQKIKTLKDLALRHITLEQFPVVNAWREKLFAPEGTPEICDELPRLLTEFLRRPESQALPPYTRRAQALRHIFVNKTAIVHAEDLLPGQTTTSFVGPVVYADTIGYCIWPELKTVTTRTQNPFKIRPEVADRLNREIFPFWLEQKPVQELARYSNYDSADYENRDRVGGDYPPSIDPPLSKKAGETPKAQELMERVAFFLSDKATCVSHTVPDFERVLKYGFDGLIERARQDIAKGVAATPQQVEFLQGVIEVYEGAKIYAQHLAEAADKAGNLPLAAICRKIPAQPAETLHEALAVVWICYHLLLNENTNFGFSIGRLDQILNPFYLADWQKLDSAQAQDDYIRYAVELVSHFFLHCSDHVPLSTSGSETLFAGSGSNQALTVGGTRYENGQVVDAVNDMTYIILKATEILSIRDPNVHARYHRDVHHSDAQGNPLPTEVMDPYLRRICQVNILTRATPALHGDAAVVPAMANYYAAHAGISAEEALADAYDYTSIGCIEENAAHKHYGNTGSTLMVLPAVLELALYGGKHRSDGVAPKSANLFYGDERYTTQPLIEIDSMQAFIEAFKFQLNEMARHVVQCNNYFGRFYEQSRQSPFLSGLFTGPTNTPDSKGASFRDVSAGGAKYNSAGIAVIGLADVIDSFCVLDTLVFGGKMSAGELLAAMQADFDENSLQPKSAWAAFLARVQNWLHPEDAPLSLPNLSKDRLKQIKEMVRLAPKYGAGVDQTPGGIYNNATAVKYTHLLTEMLQEVFAQYRTHRGGRYLPGYWSMTNHAGFGMLTKATPNGRRSGESFASGITPCPGVVKANGEPVNLLDHMLSVTAVNANTVQNGYTYNLSLTTRDRGHFAEDTELFSRYMKAFADQNGVLVQMCVSSINDLVAADRAATAAGQAGAGEAEHKALEPFKDLMIRVAGYSAYFVTLSPQMRKEIIQRANFGLDTGAEQHTLNAI, from the coding sequence ATGTCTGTTCCATATCCATCAGCCGACGGCGGTATTTCGGTAGAACTCGGCAAGGGTCCTGCTCTGCCAGACTCCGGTTCCGGAAAAATCGACTTATTTCCCATCATCAATCAAGACTTCCAGAAAATTAAAACTCTGAAGGACTTGGCGCTACGTCATATAACGCTGGAACAGTTCCCGGTCGTCAACGCCTGGCGTGAGAAGCTGTTCGCGCCGGAAGGCACGCCGGAGATTTGCGACGAGTTGCCGCGCTTGCTGACCGAATTCTTACGCAGGCCCGAGAGTCAGGCCTTACCGCCTTACACCCGGCGCGCCCAAGCGCTGCGCCACATCTTCGTCAACAAAACCGCAATCGTGCATGCAGAAGACTTACTGCCCGGCCAAACCACCACCAGCTTCGTCGGTCCGGTGGTCTACGCCGACACCATAGGTTATTGCATCTGGCCGGAATTAAAAACCGTCACGACCCGCACCCAAAATCCGTTCAAGATTCGCCCGGAAGTGGCTGACCGCCTGAATCGGGAGATTTTTCCATTCTGGCTGGAACAAAAACCGGTGCAGGAATTAGCTCGGTATAGCAATTACGATAGCGCCGACTATGAAAACCGGGATAGGGTTGGCGGTGATTACCCGCCGTCCATTGATCCGCCGTTAAGTAAAAAAGCCGGAGAAACCCCGAAAGCTCAGGAACTCATGGAGCGGGTGGCGTTCTTCCTATCCGACAAAGCCACATGCGTTTCGCATACGGTGCCGGATTTTGAGCGGGTTTTGAAATATGGCTTCGATGGTTTGATTGAGCGGGCTCGGCAAGACATCGCCAAAGGCGTAGCGGCTACGCCGCAGCAGGTAGAGTTTCTGCAAGGCGTAATCGAGGTTTACGAAGGTGCCAAAATTTACGCGCAGCATCTGGCCGAGGCCGCTGATAAAGCCGGCAATCTGCCGCTGGCTGCAATTTGCCGGAAGATTCCGGCCCAGCCCGCCGAAACCTTGCACGAAGCGCTGGCGGTTGTCTGGATTTGCTATCACCTGTTGCTAAATGAAAACACCAATTTCGGTTTTTCCATCGGCCGCCTGGATCAAATACTTAACCCCTTCTATCTGGCCGATTGGCAAAAACTGGATAGCGCGCAAGCGCAGGACGATTACATCCGGTATGCCGTGGAGCTCGTCAGTCATTTCTTTCTGCATTGTTCTGATCATGTGCCGCTGTCCACGTCCGGCTCTGAGACCCTGTTTGCCGGCAGCGGCTCCAATCAAGCGTTGACCGTGGGCGGCACCCGTTACGAAAACGGCCAAGTCGTCGATGCGGTCAACGATATGACCTACATCATCCTCAAGGCTACCGAGATTTTGTCGATCCGCGACCCTAACGTGCATGCCCGCTATCATCGGGATGTGCATCACAGCGACGCCCAAGGTAATCCGCTGCCAACCGAGGTGATGGACCCGTATTTAAGACGCATTTGCCAGGTGAATATCCTGACCCGAGCCACGCCGGCTCTGCATGGCGATGCGGCGGTGGTGCCGGCCATGGCCAATTACTATGCGGCGCACGCCGGCATTAGTGCAGAAGAAGCCTTGGCGGATGCCTACGATTACACTTCTATCGGCTGCATCGAAGAGAACGCCGCGCATAAACATTACGGCAATACCGGCTCGACCTTGATGGTGCTGCCGGCGGTGTTGGAGCTGGCTTTGTACGGCGGCAAACACCGCAGCGACGGCGTGGCGCCGAAATCGGCTAACCTGTTTTACGGCGACGAGCGTTACACCACTCAGCCTTTGATTGAAATCGATAGCATGCAAGCGTTTATCGAAGCCTTTAAATTTCAATTGAACGAAATGGCCCGCCATGTCGTGCAATGCAATAATTACTTTGGCCGTTTCTACGAACAATCCCGGCAGTCGCCGTTCTTGTCCGGGTTGTTCACCGGTCCTACCAATACGCCGGACAGCAAAGGCGCCAGTTTTCGCGATGTATCCGCCGGCGGCGCCAAATACAATTCGGCGGGGATTGCGGTGATCGGTTTGGCCGATGTGATCGACTCGTTTTGCGTGCTGGACACCCTGGTGTTTGGCGGCAAAATGTCTGCCGGGGAATTGTTGGCGGCGATGCAGGCCGATTTCGATGAAAACAGCCTGCAGCCAAAAAGCGCCTGGGCGGCATTTCTGGCGCGGGTGCAAAACTGGTTGCATCCAGAAGATGCGCCGCTCAGCTTGCCGAATCTAAGCAAAGATCGTTTAAAACAAATCAAGGAAATGGTCCGCTTGGCCCCCAAATACGGTGCCGGCGTCGATCAAACTCCCGGCGGTATTTACAACAACGCCACCGCGGTTAAATACACGCATTTGCTGACGGAAATGTTGCAGGAGGTGTTTGCGCAATACCGGACTCATCGCGGCGGGCGTTATCTGCCCGGGTACTGGAGCATGACCAATCATGCCGGCTTCGGCATGCTCACCAAGGCCACACCCAATGGCCGGCGTAGCGGCGAATCGTTTGCCAGCGGCATCACGCCGTGCCCGGGCGTTGTGAAAGCCAACGGCGAGCCGGTTAATTTGCTGGATCATATGCTGTCGGTCACTGCCGTGAATGCTAATACGGTACAGAACGGCTACACCTACAACCTCAGCCTAACCACTCGCGATCGCGGCCATTTCGCAGAAGATACCGAATTGTTCTCGCGCTATATGAAGGCCTTTGCCGACCAAAACGGCGTGCTGGTACAAATGTGCGTGTCCTCCATCAACGATCTGGTGGCGGCCGACCGCGCCGCCACGGCGGCCGGGCAAGCGGGCGCCGGCGAGGCCGAGCACAAAGCCCTGGAGCCGTTCAAGGATCTGATGATACGCGTGGCGGGTTATTCGGCGTACTTTGTTACGCTCAGCCCGCAAATGCGTAAAGAGATCATTCAAAGAGCCAACTTTGGCTTGGATACCGGCGCCGAGCAACATACGCTCAACGCAATTTAA